A region from the Armatimonadota bacterium genome encodes:
- a CDS encoding TfoX/Sxy family protein, with product MPVTPAYRAETLSVLNLVAHVTDRSMFGGVGLYREGLFFAVMANDRLYFKVDSSNRGDFEAEGMGPFMPFDNPDQVMQYYEVPAFVLDNPDELAVWMDKAVRVAELKKAKSPTPKRRRPPRAGR from the coding sequence GTGCCCGTAACACCCGCATATCGCGCGGAAACCCTGAGCGTCCTGAATCTGGTTGCGCACGTGACTGACCGGAGCATGTTCGGCGGCGTGGGCCTTTACCGGGAGGGGCTTTTCTTCGCCGTCATGGCCAACGACCGGTTGTACTTCAAGGTCGACAGCTCCAATCGCGGCGATTTCGAGGCGGAGGGCATGGGGCCGTTCATGCCGTTCGACAACCCGGATCAGGTGATGCAGTATTACGAGGTGCCCGCCTTCGTGCTGGACAACCCGGACGAACTCGCGGTCTGGATGGACAAGGCAGTGCGCGTGGCGGAGCTGAAGAAGGCCAAATCGCCCACGCCCAAGCGCCGCCGTCCGCCGCGCGCCGGGCGGTAG
- a CDS encoding serine hydrolase domain-containing protein produces the protein MAVTDHSILPKTPAGEMLALWLDAVNSGDFETIRRFISESHTAAALATRNARQRAAARVRTWTNTRGLTARRIVASKPHALNALLFGNLAEDWWNVRIEVEPDPPHHVKSLSLSPAAAPDDLREGGPLSPPEIAERLDAYTAKLADADIFSGAYLLARNGEVLTAGARGLASRAWKVPNTVQTRFNLGSCNKMFTSVAILQQIESGRIALDDRIGGILPDYPNEDVAANVTIRHLLTHTSGLGSFFNQQFAGASRARFRKVADYTPLYEREPLEFRPGARFSYSNSGMMLLGVILEKVTGGDYFEYIRERIYGPAGMTRSDSYDLDADEADIAVGYTSTGADGGHQSGPRRSNVFTHIAKGSPAGGGFSTVEDMLRFDQALRGNVLLKPETTALMLTPQASTDFDPSVKIGYGVFLEESAGKRIAGHSGVFAGVNSQLDMHLDTGFTAVILSNYDPPAAKRVAHKVREWVAGGVMNDE, from the coding sequence ATGGCTGTCACCGATCATTCAATCCTGCCGAAAACGCCCGCCGGGGAGATGCTCGCCCTCTGGCTGGACGCCGTGAACTCCGGCGACTTCGAGACGATCCGTCGTTTCATCAGCGAAAGCCATACCGCCGCTGCGCTGGCGACTCGCAACGCCAGGCAGCGGGCGGCGGCACGCGTGCGGACGTGGACCAACACGCGCGGCCTGACGGCGCGGCGGATCGTCGCGTCGAAGCCGCACGCTCTGAACGCCCTGCTGTTCGGGAACCTGGCGGAGGATTGGTGGAACGTTCGCATCGAAGTGGAGCCGGATCCGCCGCACCACGTCAAATCACTCTCGCTCTCGCCCGCGGCCGCGCCGGACGACCTGCGCGAAGGCGGCCCGTTGTCGCCGCCCGAGATTGCCGAACGACTCGACGCCTACACCGCGAAGCTCGCAGATGCCGACATTTTCTCCGGCGCCTATCTGCTTGCGCGAAACGGCGAGGTGCTCACGGCCGGGGCACGCGGCCTCGCCAGCCGCGCGTGGAAAGTCCCAAACACCGTGCAAACCCGGTTCAACCTCGGGTCGTGCAACAAGATGTTCACCTCGGTCGCGATCCTTCAGCAGATCGAATCCGGACGGATCGCTCTGGACGACCGGATCGGCGGCATTCTGCCCGACTACCCCAACGAAGACGTGGCCGCGAACGTGACGATCCGCCATCTGCTCACGCACACCTCGGGCCTGGGCTCGTTCTTCAACCAGCAGTTCGCGGGCGCATCGCGCGCGCGATTTCGCAAGGTCGCCGATTATACGCCCCTCTATGAGCGCGAGCCTCTCGAGTTCCGCCCCGGCGCGCGGTTCAGCTACAGCAACTCCGGCATGATGCTTCTGGGTGTGATCCTGGAGAAAGTGACCGGCGGTGACTACTTCGAGTACATTCGCGAGCGCATCTACGGGCCGGCCGGCATGACCCGCAGCGATTCCTACGACCTCGATGCGGACGAGGCGGACATCGCGGTCGGCTACACCAGCACGGGCGCGGACGGTGGCCACCAATCCGGACCGCGCCGCAGCAATGTCTTCACACACATCGCCAAGGGCAGCCCCGCCGGTGGAGGTTTCTCAACGGTCGAGGACATGCTGCGTTTCGACCAGGCGCTCCGGGGCAACGTCCTGCTTAAGCCGGAGACCACCGCGCTGATGCTCACGCCGCAGGCATCAACGGACTTCGATCCGTCAGTGAAGATCGGATACGGGGTCTTTCTGGAAGAGTCGGCCGGCAAGCGCATCGCGGGCCACAGCGGCGTGTTCGCGGGCGTGAACTCGCAGTTGGACATGCACCTGGACACCGGGTTCACCGCTGTCATCCTGAGCAACTACGATCCGCCCGCCGCCAAGCGCGTGGCCCACAAGGTGAGGGAGTGGGTGGCGGGGGGAGTGATGAATGATGAGTGA